A section of the Paenibacillus aurantius genome encodes:
- a CDS encoding oxidoreductase yields MAASFRALIVDKTEEGFVREIRELTREDLPPGELLIRVRYSSVNYKDGLAGQPNGRVVTAYPLVPGIDLAGEVAESSDARFPAGSEVLVTGYGLGVSHSGGYAAYARVPADWAIRLPAGLTPREAMACGTAGFTAALSVARLEAAGLAPEHGPVLVTGATGGVGSFAVAMLAQLGYRVAAGTGKAAEHAFLRELGAAEVVPREELAPPEKPLPLGLPRWAAAVDPVGGPALARTLATVRYGGAVAVSGLAGGTELPATVLPFILRGVSLLGIDSVQCPMEERQAIWQRLAGDLKPRRLEAMIGEIPLEDVPEAMDAILQGRMRGRLVVRL; encoded by the coding sequence ATGGCTGCATCTTTTAGAGCATTGATCGTGGACAAAACGGAGGAGGGGTTCGTCCGTGAAATCCGGGAGTTGACGCGGGAAGACCTGCCGCCCGGAGAGCTTCTCATCCGGGTGCGCTACTCTAGCGTCAACTACAAGGACGGCCTCGCCGGCCAGCCGAACGGGCGCGTCGTGACGGCTTATCCGCTCGTGCCGGGCATCGACCTCGCGGGCGAGGTGGCGGAGTCCTCCGACGCCCGCTTCCCCGCCGGCTCCGAGGTGCTCGTCACCGGCTACGGCCTCGGCGTCTCGCACTCCGGCGGCTACGCCGCCTACGCCCGCGTGCCCGCGGACTGGGCCATCCGCCTGCCGGCCGGCCTGACGCCGCGCGAGGCGATGGCGTGCGGCACCGCCGGCTTCACGGCGGCGCTGTCCGTCGCCCGCCTGGAGGCGGCCGGCCTCGCGCCGGAGCACGGCCCGGTGCTCGTCACCGGCGCGACGGGCGGCGTCGGCAGCTTCGCCGTGGCGATGCTCGCGCAGCTCGGCTACCGCGTCGCCGCCGGCACCGGGAAGGCGGCGGAGCACGCCTTCCTGCGGGAGCTGGGCGCCGCGGAGGTGGTGCCGCGCGAGGAGCTCGCGCCGCCGGAGAAGCCGCTGCCGCTCGGCCTGCCGCGCTGGGCGGCCGCCGTCGACCCGGTCGGCGGACCGGCGCTCGCGCGGACGCTGGCGACGGTCCGCTACGGCGGAGCGGTCGCGGTGAGCGGCCTCGCAGGCGGCACGGAGCTGCCGGCGACGGTGCTGCCGTTCATCCTGCGCGGCGTGAGCCTGCTCGGCATTGACTCCGTGCAATGCCCGATGGAGGAACGCCAAGCCATCTGGCAGCGGCTCGCGGGCGACCTCAAGCCCCGGCGGCTGGAGGCCATGATCGGCGAGATTCCACTCGAGGACGTGCCCGAGGCGATGGACGCCATCCTGCAGGGCCGCATGCGCGGGCGGCTGGTGGTGCGGCTGTAG
- a CDS encoding MBOAT family O-acyltransferase has translation MFFINMNALVAMAGMIAVLMLTRWWPLNKRVLLLFFNLAFLGVFSQKLFLFAVVYTALNYAGFLFLCRTASYRKLWFVLSIVLNVAAVSCVRLFVMEVWTHPLFDAVIWIGLIYYVLKVIDAYYFAYFLGKDAKAPALDFFNYILFVPTFTSGPILKFRDFMADTKKPYSINAAQFEEAVKRIILGLFKKIVLVTWVSTAFDHVLAGELHTAQSLFLMVCFYAWVYFDFSGYSDIAVGIGRLFGYTIPENFKKPFLSPTLTQYWRNWHATLGDWFRDHIFMFFSRKTPSRWTAAGLSILIMVLIGLWHGFTVLYVIWGVYHGLLLALENLLGSTLVNKKKVSKPYFYFRCFLTQLAVLAAIIIYGGTQETVLRIYRGLLSF, from the coding sequence ATGTTCTTCATCAACATGAATGCCCTCGTGGCCATGGCCGGCATGATCGCCGTTCTGATGCTGACCCGGTGGTGGCCGCTTAACAAGCGCGTCCTGCTTCTCTTCTTCAACCTGGCCTTCCTCGGCGTGTTCAGCCAGAAGCTGTTCCTGTTCGCCGTGGTCTACACGGCGCTGAACTATGCGGGCTTCCTCTTTCTGTGCCGCACGGCCTCATACCGGAAGCTGTGGTTCGTGCTCTCCATTGTTCTTAACGTGGCGGCCGTCTCCTGCGTCCGTCTGTTCGTGATGGAGGTCTGGACCCATCCGCTGTTCGATGCGGTGATCTGGATCGGGCTGATTTACTACGTGCTGAAGGTCATCGACGCTTACTATTTCGCGTACTTTCTCGGTAAGGACGCCAAAGCGCCCGCGCTCGATTTTTTTAATTATATCCTGTTCGTTCCGACCTTCACCTCCGGGCCGATCCTGAAATTCCGGGACTTCATGGCCGACACGAAGAAGCCCTATTCCATCAACGCCGCCCAGTTCGAGGAAGCCGTCAAGCGCATCATTCTGGGCCTCTTCAAGAAGATCGTGCTCGTCACCTGGGTGTCCACCGCGTTCGATCATGTGCTGGCCGGGGAGCTGCATACGGCGCAGTCGCTTTTTCTCATGGTGTGCTTCTATGCCTGGGTGTACTTCGATTTCTCGGGCTACTCGGATATCGCGGTCGGCATCGGCCGGCTGTTCGGCTATACCATTCCGGAGAACTTCAAAAAGCCGTTCCTCTCCCCTACCCTGACGCAGTATTGGCGCAACTGGCACGCCACGCTTGGGGATTGGTTCCGCGACCACATCTTCATGTTCTTCTCCCGCAAAACTCCGTCCCGATGGACGGCCGCCGGCCTCTCCATTCTCATCATGGTGCTCATCGGCTTATGGCACGGGTTTACGGTGCTGTACGTGATCTGGGGAGTGTACCACGGGCTTCTGCTGGCGCTGGAGAACCTGCTCGGGTCCACCCTCGTCAACAAGAAAAAGGTCTCGAAGCCGTACTTCTACTTCCGCTGCTTCCTGACCCAGCTCGCCGTTCTCGCCGCCATTATCATCTATGGGGGAACCCAGGAGACGGTGCTGCGGATCTACCGCGGTCTCCTTTCTTTTTGA
- a CDS encoding U32 family peptidase, translating to MRTIRREDIELLAPAGDWDCLRAAVANGANAVFFGVEKFNARARANNFKMDELPEIMSFLHLYGVKGFLTFNILVFENELADAKELIEACIDAGVDAVIVQDLGLVKMIREISPDFPIHGSTQMTITSPEAVEFTKPFDIERVVLGRENNLKQIKTIGEQAKQPMEVFVHGALCVSYSGQCLTSEMWGGRSANRGECAQACRLPYDLMVDGVQKPMGDIAYLLSPKDLAALELVPELIEAGVTSFKIEGRLKSPEYVANVVSKYRKAIDRYFDGENPQPTKEELRELEQSFSRGFTHGFLKGTNNKKLVEGTYPKSRGVYLGRVKQILRDGVVCELEAPVKRGDGIVFDAGDPTKKEEGGRVYDIRRKGVKLEGEAPGGLIEIVPGRNDVNLGRLHVGDRIWKTNDPHLDKRLRQTFETDKPYRTFPVRVKVLGTVGQPLRTWWTDMLENRTVEVVSELPLETAQKRPMDEALFAEQFGRLGGTIYALDGLDVQLNGDIILPMRELNQLRRRAVELLEEGRQQPRAYVKREVETYGDALTPAIPSAPRLTALCRTLEQVHAVLETDVEWIYADFEFIKQFPAAVAAVRAAGRRIALATPRIHMPGETGYFKNITNLRPDAVLVRNTGALYYYMERRANHPEEYHPELIGDFSLNVANHKAVDLFLAAGCSRVTPSYDLNIQQMLDLLGKTDTSKLEIVIHQHLPMFHTEHCVYCTFLSEGTDYTNCGRPCEQHNVSLQDRIGMSHPVRVDEGCRNTVYNAIEQSGSEYLKNFLELGVTDYRVEFLEETPEKVKEVLDLYSRALRGEISGTQVWKKLKATNQLGVTRGQLVK from the coding sequence ATGCGGACCATACGCAGGGAAGATATAGAGCTGCTGGCGCCGGCGGGCGACTGGGATTGCCTGAGGGCGGCGGTGGCGAACGGGGCCAATGCCGTTTTTTTCGGAGTGGAGAAATTCAACGCGCGCGCCCGGGCGAACAATTTCAAGATGGACGAGCTGCCGGAGATCATGTCCTTTCTTCATCTTTATGGAGTAAAGGGCTTCCTCACGTTCAACATTCTCGTATTCGAGAACGAGCTGGCGGACGCGAAGGAGCTGATCGAGGCATGCATCGACGCCGGGGTGGACGCGGTCATCGTTCAGGATTTAGGCCTGGTCAAAATGATCCGCGAAATCTCGCCGGATTTCCCGATTCACGGGTCCACGCAGATGACGATCACGTCCCCGGAGGCGGTCGAGTTTACGAAGCCTTTTGATATCGAACGCGTCGTGCTTGGACGGGAGAACAACCTGAAGCAGATCAAGACGATCGGGGAGCAGGCCAAGCAGCCGATGGAAGTGTTCGTGCACGGGGCGTTGTGCGTGTCGTATTCGGGGCAATGCCTCACCTCCGAAATGTGGGGAGGACGCTCCGCGAACCGCGGGGAATGCGCGCAGGCGTGCCGGCTTCCGTACGACCTGATGGTTGACGGGGTGCAGAAGCCGATGGGGGACATCGCCTACCTGCTGTCGCCGAAGGACCTGGCGGCGCTGGAGCTGGTGCCCGAGCTGATCGAGGCGGGGGTGACCTCATTCAAAATCGAAGGACGCCTCAAAAGCCCCGAGTATGTGGCGAACGTCGTCAGCAAGTACCGCAAGGCGATCGACCGCTATTTCGACGGGGAGAATCCCCAGCCGACGAAGGAGGAGCTGCGGGAGCTTGAGCAGAGCTTCTCGCGCGGCTTCACCCACGGCTTCCTGAAGGGAACGAACAACAAGAAGCTCGTGGAAGGAACGTATCCGAAGAGCCGCGGTGTATATCTCGGGCGGGTGAAGCAGATTCTGCGCGACGGCGTCGTGTGCGAGCTAGAAGCTCCGGTTAAGCGAGGGGACGGGATCGTGTTCGATGCCGGCGACCCGACCAAGAAGGAAGAGGGCGGCCGCGTCTATGACATCCGCCGCAAAGGCGTCAAGCTCGAGGGAGAAGCTCCCGGAGGCCTCATTGAGATCGTTCCCGGCCGGAACGATGTGAACCTGGGACGGCTCCATGTCGGCGACCGCATCTGGAAAACGAACGACCCGCACCTCGACAAACGGCTGCGCCAGACGTTCGAAACCGACAAGCCGTACCGGACGTTCCCGGTTCGCGTAAAGGTGCTCGGCACGGTTGGACAGCCGCTTCGGACCTGGTGGACCGACATGCTCGAGAACCGCACCGTGGAAGTGGTATCGGAGCTGCCGCTCGAGACGGCGCAGAAGCGTCCGATGGACGAAGCGCTGTTCGCCGAGCAGTTCGGCCGCCTGGGCGGGACGATCTATGCGCTCGACGGGCTCGATGTGCAGCTGAACGGGGACATCATCCTGCCGATGCGGGAGCTGAACCAGCTCCGCCGCCGCGCCGTCGAGCTCCTGGAAGAAGGGCGTCAGCAGCCGCGGGCCTATGTCAAGCGGGAAGTGGAGACGTACGGCGATGCCTTGACGCCCGCCATCCCTTCAGCACCGCGCCTGACCGCCCTCTGCCGCACGCTGGAGCAGGTGCATGCCGTCCTGGAGACAGACGTCGAATGGATCTACGCGGACTTTGAGTTCATCAAGCAGTTCCCGGCGGCGGTTGCGGCCGTGCGGGCGGCGGGACGCCGTATCGCTCTGGCTACGCCGCGTATCCATATGCCGGGCGAAACGGGGTATTTCAAGAACATCACGAACCTGCGGCCGGATGCGGTGCTCGTGCGCAACACGGGCGCTCTCTACTATTATATGGAGCGCCGGGCGAACCACCCCGAAGAGTATCATCCCGAGCTGATCGGGGATTTCTCGCTTAATGTGGCGAACCACAAGGCGGTCGACCTGTTCTTAGCCGCCGGCTGCTCCCGCGTGACGCCGTCCTACGACCTGAACATCCAGCAGATGCTGGATCTGCTCGGCAAGACGGACACGTCGAAGCTCGAGATCGTCATCCATCAGCATCTGCCGATGTTCCATACGGAGCACTGCGTGTACTGCACCTTCTTAAGCGAAGGCACCGACTACACGAACTGCGGGCGCCCGTGCGAGCAGCATAACGTATCGCTGCAGGACCGCATCGGCATGTCCCACCCGGTTCGGGTGGACGAAGGCTGCCGCAACACGGTTTACAACGCGATTGAGCAGTCGGGCTCGGAGTATTTGAAGAATTTCCTCGAGCTTGGCGTAACCGACTACCGCGTCGAGTTTCTCGAAGAGACGCCGGAGAAGGTCAAGGAAGTGCTCGACCTGTACAGCCGGGCCCTGCGGGGAGAAATCAGCGGCACGCAGGTGTGGAAGAAGCTGAAGGCGACCAACCAGCTTGGTGTCACCCGCGGCCAGCTGGTGAAGTGA
- a CDS encoding class-II aminoacyl-tRNA synthetase family protein — protein MECIISLERLAPSQHGQVKYASAFVDETIEDITLEDGTLRIVHHSPKGNEGIEAQVNRLIDRFSKGDFGFKESILFENKGPKPYNGDIIAELAERKIIKVLEPGLFIFREPFSSLMRFMDYAFVTKVAGRFDVKEEHYPAVIHSETLNKTNHFTSFPEHIHFLTHLREDLDVIEAFSQSVRDLGGWRLSDPLSLDETMPKPKFTMNPSTCYHCYEGLQDEVLEGDGVVVSAISKCHRFESKNHSDFGRLLDFSMREIIFVGKPDFVKENRLKSMEYLKELAAEWEMDSFMEIANDPFFTNDFQTKASFQRNQEMKYELRLTIPYLDKSIACSSVNFHSNTFGNAFNIKMGKRPAVTGCVGFGIERWAFAFLSQFGLNEADWPAAFREQYEAWKQKSL, from the coding sequence ATGGAATGCATCATCTCGCTGGAGCGTCTTGCTCCCTCCCAGCACGGGCAGGTCAAATACGCCTCCGCTTTCGTCGACGAAACGATCGAAGACATCACGCTCGAGGACGGAACGCTTCGCATCGTTCACCACTCCCCCAAGGGCAATGAAGGGATTGAAGCACAGGTAAACCGCCTGATCGACCGCTTCTCCAAGGGAGACTTCGGCTTCAAGGAAAGCATCCTGTTCGAGAACAAGGGGCCGAAGCCGTACAACGGAGATATTATCGCCGAGCTCGCCGAACGCAAAATCATCAAGGTGCTTGAGCCGGGGCTGTTCATTTTCCGGGAGCCGTTCTCGAGCCTCATGAGGTTTATGGACTATGCCTTCGTCACGAAGGTGGCGGGCCGCTTCGATGTGAAGGAAGAGCATTACCCGGCCGTTATTCACAGCGAAACGCTGAACAAGACGAACCATTTCACCTCGTTCCCGGAGCACATTCACTTCCTGACTCATCTGCGGGAGGACCTCGACGTCATCGAAGCGTTCTCGCAGTCGGTGCGCGACCTCGGCGGATGGAGACTGTCCGATCCGCTGTCCCTCGATGAGACGATGCCGAAGCCGAAATTCACCATGAATCCTTCGACGTGCTACCACTGCTACGAGGGGCTGCAGGACGAGGTGCTCGAGGGTGACGGCGTCGTGGTCTCGGCTATCTCCAAGTGCCACCGCTTCGAATCGAAGAACCACAGCGACTTCGGGCGTCTGCTCGATTTCAGCATGCGGGAGATCATTTTCGTCGGGAAGCCGGATTTCGTGAAGGAGAACCGGCTGAAATCCATGGAGTACCTGAAAGAACTGGCCGCCGAGTGGGAAATGGACAGCTTCATGGAAATCGCGAACGACCCGTTCTTCACGAACGATTTCCAGACGAAGGCCTCGTTCCAGCGCAATCAGGAGATGAAGTATGAGCTTCGCTTGACGATTCCGTATCTCGATAAATCGATTGCCTGCTCCTCTGTCAATTTCCACAGCAACACCTTTGGCAATGCCTTTAATATCAAAATGGGCAAGCGTCCCGCCGTCACCGGCTGCGTAGGCTTCGGCATCGAGCGCTGGGCGTTCGCGTTCCTGTCCCAGTTCGGACTGAATGAAGCCGATTGGCCGGCCGCCTTCCGCGAGCAGTATGAGGCGTGGAAGCAAAAATCCTTGTAA
- a CDS encoding SGNH/GDSL hydrolase family protein, which yields MKAWQFIRSIRFVLLLLLGFFLVDAAAAYWNPMVTSMRFRKNDFTKTISHHGGAESGRVFFGNSAVTGAYMEDKSRYPLVEMGLSYGKITDLQAILEHPWYEVKDQLVLGIDVHTMLDKLDTDPTYPWHKKAYQPYLYAYRDYFKEALTDGARQLYKGTVELNRSELFAYEPKWNDKELYFGRNKPEEDARDWERYEKLFNGSRLENGDFADNLAALDRVMTDVQAKGLDFKVVWMPLNPARPHPAYFDALKAEVNRRLQARQVPVLDLTDRYPEELFHDLVHLNREKGAPQFTKEVDEWLLSFAKPSKS from the coding sequence ATGAAGGCTTGGCAATTTATCCGGAGCATCCGGTTCGTTCTGCTGCTCCTCCTTGGCTTCTTCCTGGTGGATGCCGCAGCTGCGTACTGGAATCCGATGGTGACGTCCATGCGGTTCCGAAAGAACGACTTTACCAAAACGATCTCTCATCACGGCGGCGCCGAAAGCGGACGGGTCTTCTTCGGAAACTCGGCGGTCACCGGCGCCTATATGGAGGACAAGTCCCGTTATCCCCTCGTGGAAATGGGACTTTCCTACGGAAAAATAACCGATCTCCAGGCCATTCTGGAGCATCCCTGGTACGAGGTGAAGGACCAGCTCGTGCTCGGCATCGACGTGCATACGATGCTGGACAAGCTCGATACCGATCCGACCTACCCTTGGCACAAAAAGGCGTATCAGCCCTACCTATACGCCTACCGGGATTATTTCAAGGAAGCTTTGACGGATGGTGCCCGGCAGCTGTACAAGGGAACGGTGGAGCTGAACCGCTCCGAGCTGTTCGCCTATGAGCCCAAGTGGAACGACAAGGAGCTGTACTTCGGCCGCAACAAGCCCGAGGAGGACGCCCGGGATTGGGAGCGGTACGAGAAGCTGTTCAACGGCAGCCGGCTGGAGAACGGCGATTTTGCCGACAACCTGGCGGCGCTGGACCGGGTGATGACCGACGTGCAGGCCAAGGGCCTTGATTTCAAGGTGGTCTGGATGCCGCTCAACCCGGCCCGCCCTCACCCGGCTTATTTCGACGCCCTGAAGGCGGAGGTAAACCGCCGGCTGCAGGCCCGGCAGGTGCCGGTGCTCGACCTGACGGACCGTTATCCCGAGGAGCTTTTTCATGACCTGGTTCATTTGAACCGGGAGAAGGGGGCCCCGCAGTTTACGAAGGAGGTGGACGAATGGCTCCTGTCGTTCGCAAAGCCGTCGAAGTCCTAG
- a CDS encoding acyl carrier protein produces the protein MDSIAKELETHIRERYEIEPDDDEFTPEVHLFDYGYIDSIGAAALIAHIEKTYDVQVTNQDLMLYPMNTINEIAAFIGQKTGR, from the coding sequence ATGGACAGCATTGCCAAGGAACTGGAAACCCATATTCGCGAGCGCTACGAAATCGAACCGGATGACGACGAGTTTACGCCGGAGGTTCATCTGTTTGACTACGGCTATATCGACTCCATCGGGGCGGCGGCACTGATCGCTCATATCGAGAAAACGTACGACGTCCAGGTCACGAACCAGGACCTGATGCTTTACCCGATGAACACCATTAACGAAATCGCCGCCTTTATCGGTCAGAAAACAGGGAGGTAA
- a CDS encoding FG-GAP repeat domain-containing protein has product MKYRKRLIPAALVMALLALAVLFYVRKVDTVRLLYVLSDSGGDLSAYDNFRQTLLANAEVDQAALNGVTKRQLGSYDAVYLDPALAGTDLLKASASKLEAYVREGGHLFLENDFASDFPSAFLGGSAVQDVPAEAAGGLAFTYPQVDAHASGMQEVVQLFAGNFKNHVGMSHLPGFVWGKGLVPTTAQTLVSLNGLSLMTVNQEGKGSVLLASSFLPNRYFLTGFDLQSGMDPKRGFAERIKQDKTNLAPKPSVAYFDRSELPLDAYFQFGFATANYQLRNEFLTYVAKERYGYSVKKVLGPYGRPAMAYQNHFEALPAFRDKEAIQWAELLKQHNMIPSFSLVRAAFDWGQWHEDVTVHLNTGTSAKPHFTGPYVNSYYGSGVRLSGDSGPLLQANYPKYKSLGDPIEMPYRAYPALADLDGDGRVDLITGSADGTLAVYRGLGSRPAAYADQPLPEGLTPPDAFGPAEPLQLAGGGPLAAGAYTAPAVLDANGDGRPDLLLGNERGDLLLALGEGGLRFSAPVPVQAGGQPARVGAYAAPAVGDVDGDGIPDLVVGDADGAVRVYRGLAGRPGAFGAPEEAARIRGRFAAPSVRDLNGDGRPDLAVGGSEGDVQVFVREDGGWAKRDPLGGDNLNQMGTPALVGGHNSVPLWYDINHDGKDDLIVGQLEFGPAVALDNPKFPYKAELNEFLTYAKDHYLELYPHLYFHNYLSDEQEKTEIALHRKAFGALGLPWTETGTNQHTWRINNPNRLQTLVNENNAGIWFNFGFRPSHAPSEPQYGPDYMWGLPFQLSDPSVKRPMLIYTPAPNLWENETGSSKDIFEAYIAQDMPIDYFDHIEYHFPAAVSLSDEEKNARRLKYENAMRYVTYTDSIRTQYDYNFMTEIQMAQSFLTTLNSRVTVSHSWGSYLLDRLKDKLGKGVHLNVMLTPAGSVPSQAGGYAGTLGVAIEPGKPFAQAPLAVSSDFHTAQHGTLYAGLAGPTKLGVSFGEAGRHVVRSNVPTEIQKDGETWTIRLNADGMQQIKLYSPTPLVIEGPDLQIEENQEQHTYTVTHFGAAVSLTVRSP; this is encoded by the coding sequence ATGAAATATAGGAAGCGTCTCATACCGGCAGCCTTGGTGATGGCACTCCTGGCCTTGGCCGTCCTTTTTTATGTGCGGAAGGTGGACACCGTCCGTCTTCTGTACGTCCTATCTGATTCGGGAGGCGATCTTTCCGCTTACGACAATTTCCGGCAGACGCTTCTCGCCAATGCCGAGGTGGACCAAGCCGCCCTGAACGGGGTAACCAAGCGGCAGTTAGGCTCGTACGATGCCGTCTACCTCGATCCCGCCCTGGCGGGGACGGACCTCCTCAAGGCTTCGGCAAGCAAGCTGGAGGCTTATGTGCGGGAGGGCGGCCACCTGTTCCTTGAGAACGATTTCGCTTCCGACTTTCCCTCGGCCTTTCTCGGTGGCTCGGCCGTTCAGGACGTTCCGGCGGAAGCTGCCGGAGGGCTGGCCTTCACGTACCCGCAGGTAGATGCCCATGCTTCGGGCATGCAGGAGGTTGTCCAGCTGTTCGCGGGTAATTTCAAGAACCACGTCGGCATGAGCCATCTGCCGGGCTTCGTCTGGGGCAAAGGGCTCGTGCCGACAACGGCGCAAACGCTCGTTTCGCTGAACGGCCTGTCCCTGATGACGGTGAACCAGGAGGGCAAGGGCAGCGTGCTGCTCGCCTCCTCCTTCCTGCCGAACCGGTATTTCCTTACCGGCTTCGACCTGCAGAGCGGGATGGACCCGAAGCGGGGCTTCGCCGAACGGATCAAGCAGGACAAAACGAACCTCGCGCCCAAGCCGAGCGTCGCTTATTTCGACCGGTCGGAGCTTCCGCTCGACGCTTACTTCCAGTTCGGCTTCGCCACGGCCAATTACCAGCTGCGCAACGAATTCCTCACGTATGTCGCGAAGGAGCGGTACGGCTACAGCGTGAAGAAGGTGCTCGGCCCTTACGGGCGTCCGGCCATGGCGTACCAGAATCATTTTGAGGCTCTCCCGGCGTTCCGCGACAAGGAAGCGATCCAGTGGGCGGAGCTCTTGAAGCAGCACAACATGATTCCCTCGTTCTCGCTCGTCCGGGCCGCCTTCGATTGGGGCCAGTGGCATGAGGACGTGACGGTTCATCTGAACACGGGAACGTCGGCCAAGCCCCATTTTACCGGCCCGTACGTGAACTCGTACTACGGAAGCGGGGTCCGGCTCTCAGGCGACAGCGGCCCGCTGCTGCAGGCGAACTACCCCAAGTATAAGTCCTTGGGGGATCCGATCGAGATGCCGTACCGGGCGTACCCGGCGCTCGCCGACCTGGACGGCGACGGCCGCGTTGACCTCATCACCGGCAGCGCCGACGGCACGCTCGCGGTGTACCGCGGCCTGGGCAGCCGCCCGGCCGCCTACGCGGACCAGCCGCTGCCGGAGGGCCTCACGCCGCCGGACGCGTTCGGTCCGGCCGAGCCGCTCCAGCTCGCCGGCGGAGGGCCGCTCGCCGCGGGCGCCTATACCGCCCCGGCGGTGCTCGACGCGAACGGCGACGGCCGGCCCGACCTGCTCCTCGGCAACGAGCGCGGGGACCTGCTGCTCGCCCTCGGGGAGGGCGGGCTGCGGTTCTCCGCTCCGGTGCCGGTGCAGGCCGGCGGCCAGCCGGCGCGCGTCGGCGCTTACGCCGCGCCCGCGGTGGGCGACGTGGACGGAGACGGCATTCCCGACCTCGTGGTCGGGGATGCCGACGGTGCCGTCCGCGTCTACCGCGGGCTCGCGGGGCGGCCCGGCGCGTTCGGCGCGCCGGAGGAAGCCGCGCGGATCCGCGGGCGCTTCGCGGCGCCGTCGGTGCGCGACCTGAACGGCGACGGCCGGCCCGACCTGGCGGTCGGGGGCAGCGAAGGCGACGTTCAGGTGTTCGTGCGCGAGGACGGCGGCTGGGCGAAGCGGGATCCGCTCGGCGGCGACAACCTCAACCAGATGGGCACCCCCGCCCTTGTCGGCGGGCACAACAGCGTGCCGCTCTGGTATGACATCAACCACGACGGCAAGGACGACCTGATAGTCGGCCAGCTCGAATTCGGACCGGCCGTTGCTTTGGACAATCCGAAGTTCCCGTACAAAGCCGAGCTGAACGAATTCTTGACCTATGCGAAGGACCATTACCTGGAGCTTTACCCGCACTTGTATTTTCATAATTACTTAAGCGATGAACAGGAGAAAACGGAGATCGCCCTGCACCGCAAAGCGTTCGGAGCCCTCGGCCTTCCTTGGACCGAAACAGGTACGAACCAGCACACGTGGCGCATCAACAACCCGAACCGTCTCCAGACGCTGGTGAACGAGAACAACGCGGGCATCTGGTTCAACTTCGGCTTCCGGCCTTCCCATGCGCCGTCCGAGCCGCAATACGGCCCGGATTACATGTGGGGCCTGCCGTTCCAGCTCTCGGATCCGTCCGTGAAACGGCCGATGCTCATCTACACGCCCGCCCCGAATCTGTGGGAGAACGAAACGGGATCGAGCAAGGACATCTTCGAGGCGTACATCGCCCAGGATATGCCGATCGACTATTTCGATCATATCGAGTACCATTTTCCTGCGGCCGTTTCTCTCTCCGATGAGGAGAAGAACGCGCGCCGGCTGAAATACGAGAACGCGATGCGGTACGTGACCTACACGGACAGCATCCGGACCCAATACGATTATAACTTCATGACCGAGATCCAGATGGCCCAGTCGTTCCTGACGACGCTGAATTCCCGGGTGACCGTCTCGCACTCCTGGGGAAGCTACCTGCTCGACCGTTTGAAGGACAAGCTCGGCAAGGGCGTCCACCTGAACGTCATGCTGACGCCTGCCGGAAGCGTACCTTCCCAGGCCGGCGGCTATGCGGGCACACTCGGAGTCGCCATCGAGCCGGGCAAGCCTTTTGCCCAAGCGCCGCTGGCGGTAAGTTCCGACTTCCATACGGCTCAGCACGGCACCTTGTATGCCGGACTGGCCGGCCCGACGAAGCTCGGCGTCTCCTTCGGGGAAGCGGGAAGGCATGTCGTCCGCTCCAATGTCCCGACCGAGATTCAGAAGGACGGCGAGACTTGGACGATCCGGCTGAACGCGGACGGCATGCAGCAGATCAAGCTGTACAGCCCAACGCCACTCGTGATTGAAGGACCCGACCTGCAGATCGAAGAAAACCAAGAGCAGCATACGTATACCGTCACTCACTTCGGGGCCGCGGTCAGCTTGACCGTGCGCTCCCCGTAA